A section of the Pseudomonas fluorescens genome encodes:
- a CDS encoding DUF2789 domain-containing protein yields the protein MDAPTHTLQDLFAQLGLEASPAAIDQFIGEHPLVEDVKLIDAPFWTPQQAQFLKEQLREDADWAIAVDELNQRLHQSG from the coding sequence ATGGACGCGCCAACACACACCCTGCAAGACCTGTTTGCACAATTGGGCCTGGAGGCTTCGCCTGCGGCCATTGACCAGTTTATTGGCGAACACCCCCTGGTGGAGGATGTGAAACTGATCGATGCGCCCTTCTGGACCCCGCAACAGGCGCAGTTTCTCAAGGAGCAATTGCGCGAAGATGCGGACTGGGCGATTGCCGTCGATGAGTTGAACCAACGCCTGCACCAAAGCGGATAA